DNA sequence from the Candidatus Hydrogenedentota bacterium genome:
CTCACGAAGATATTGACGGGCGAAGATCTGCCGGAACCCGAACTGGACCGATACATACACGAGCGGAACGCGGGCAACGTACTCGTTATCAATGTAGAGAGCCGCCCCGCGCTCGATCGGCTTGATGACCTTCTTGCCGTGCCCGGCCTCGACGCCGTGCTAATCGGGCCGCACGACTTGTCGTGCAGCCTCGGCGTCCCTGAACAGTATGGGCACCCAACGTTTCTCGCCGCGGTGTCTACAATCATTTCAAAGTCTCGCGCTGCCAACGTGGGGGTTGGACTGCATTACTCCGAGGATACGAATCGGGAGATCGAGTGGGCGAGGGAAGGCGCGAATTTTATCGTGCACAGTAGCGATCAACACGCCGCGCGCATGGCGCTCCGCGCGGAGTTTGACGTGCTGCGCCGGTCTATGGGAGACGCACAATGAGGTTTGCGATCGTTCCTGTAATTATTGCGTCCGCGTTGTCTGTGTTGGCAGGCGTCGCATGGGGAGAATTGCCCCGTCCGGAGAATCCGCTTTGGACTCCCGTTCGGGACGACGTATACCTGCAGGAGGTTGGACGCACTATCGAGACTCCGGAACCGCTGCTTGCCGTCGCGGTGCTGGACAGCGTCGCATATATCGGAAACGCGCACGGCGTCCATCGGCTTGATGGCGACACGTTGACTGCGGCGGGCGGGCCCGCCGAAAGTGTCCGGCGACTAAAGTCGCTGAACGGTGCGCTGTGGGCGTTTCCGGAGCGCGGTCTTTGGCGGTTCGCCAAAGGCGAGTGGACCAAGCTTTCTGACGAGACTTTTGTCGACGCATGCACGCACTTGGGCGATGTCGTCATCGCCTCGCCCACACATCTCTACAAGCTCGAAGGCGATGTGCTGGCGCCACTACACGACAACCCGCCACCAACTCCGATCCGCGGCGTGGCATCGTACGCAGAGACCCTCTACATTCGTCACGACGATCGCTTGGCGTTCCTGCATGGCGGTACGTTCCAATACTACTTCGTTAACGACTGGGGTCACTTGCCGCTTGGTTCGATCGTGCGCGATGCGATGACGTTGGGTGGCCGGCTACTGGTTGCGACCGACAAGGGCCTCGCGCAATTGCGCGGCATGAGCTTTGTGACGCTTACCGGCAAAGACGGGTTGTGCTACGAAGACACAACCTGCGTCGCAAAAGGCTTCGAGAAAGACGATTTCTGGATCGGCGCCAAGCGCGGCGCGATCCGCGCCGTGAACGGCGAGTTCCACTATTTCGGCTATCAACGCTGGATACCTCACGATCGGGTAAACGCAATAGCGTGCGGCGACCGCGTCGCCTACATCGCAACCGATGGCGGAATGGGGATCGTTTCGTATGAACCGTACACGCTGCAAAAGAAGGCGGCGTGGTACGAGCGTTGGATCGACGAATGGGGGATGCGGCGGCTCGGGTTCATCAGCTCGCTCACCTGGGATGCTCAACGCAACGAGTGGATTCGCTTCATCAGCGACAACGACGGCGGGTGGGCGGCGCATCTACTGAACGCGTACTGCTTCAAGTACGCCGTGACCAAGGACCCGAACGTGCGCGAACAGGCGGTCGACGTGTTTCGTACGCTCCGCTGGTGTGAACAGATTTCGTCTATCCCGGGTTTCCCGGCTAGGGCCATAGCGACGGTCGGCGAACCCTCGATGCTCGCCGAAACCGGGTCCGCCGGGCTGCCCTCCGAGTGGAACCCGACGCCCGACGGCAAGTGGTTGTGGAAAGGCGACACATCGAGCGACGAAGTCGATGCCCATATGCAATCCACCATGATCTTTTATGAGCTGGTGGCGCAGGGCAAGGAAAAAGATGCCGCTCGAGAGCATCTGCGTCGAATCGTCGGGCACATCGTAGACAACGGATGGGTATTGCGGGACCTGGATGGCAAACCGACGCGGTGGGCCAGATGGGACCCGGAGTACTTGCAGCGCCCATATGGATACGAGGCGCGCGGATTGAACGGAATGGAAGCGTTGTCGATGGTTACGTTGACGCACGCTATCACCGGCGACGAAAAATTCAACGCCGCCCGGCAGCAGTTGTTGGACTGGGGGTATCACAACGAAGTGTTGCGCCAGAAACTGGTCTTTCCCGTTGTCACGCACTTCGACGATCGGCTGGCGTTTCTCGCCTACCATCCCCTGTTGACCTACGAGCGCGATCCCGCACTACGGTCGATATACAGGCGTAGCCTCGAACGAAGTTGGGAAGTCAAACGCATTGAGACGATGCCCTGGTTTAACTACCTCTACGGCGCGTTGACTGGCAACGAAATGGACAATGCGCGCGCGCTAAAAAACCTTCAGGAATGGCCCTTGGACTGCCGCAACTATACCTACGTGAATTCGTGCCGCGCCGACCTACAGGTCCCGGACGGCTTTATCAATTACGTGTGCGACTGGAAGAGCATGTCCGCGCGGAACATCGGTCCGTCCCGCTGGGATAACGATTTCCTGCGGTTGGACGGCGGGGGAGGCAAATCAGTCGCGGACCCCTCGGCCTTCCTTGACGCGTATTGGATGGCACGGTATTACGGTATGGTGCTGCCTCCGGAGACCAAAGACAGGAATCTCATCGATGTCGATCGCAGCGGACGACAGCTCGGGGCGAAGCCGTATGACGGACCGCAACGGCCAGATGTAGGGTTTTAGGGAATCTGCAACGTCACTCTCGGCGCTGCGTCTATGCGTTCACCAAGTACGTGTCGAGCCAATCGAGAATGATTGCGCGCATCTCCGGCAACTCTTCGTGGCCGCAATCAAACAACTCGATGCGGCAGTCTCTTTCGCGGCCATATTGTTTGTAGAGCGGGTACAGATAGTCACGCACGCGCTCGACTCCGTGAGGCGGGGTGAGGCCGTCCTTCCGGCCATTAAGACTTAATCGCGGTCGCGGCACAATCAGTTCGTTGATGTCATGCGTTTGAAAATGTTTCAGCAGGCTCGGCACGTAGTAGTAGATTCCGTGGCGGTACTGGCCGTGCTCGGCGAGCAGCGCCTCGAAATCCGTGAGGCAACAGAGATCCATGCAGACCTTGATGCGTTCGTCCAGGGCGGCCAACCACCATGACTTGGTCGATCCCATCGAGATGCCGAAGGAACCGATGCGCTTTTCGTCCACCTCGGGTCGCGAACACAAGTAATTGAGCGCCTGCCACTCGTCGAACATCATCATCCCGAAGAGGACTTGGCCTTTCCAGATCATCTCCTTGAACGTATCGCCCTCGCCTCGTCCGCCATCATTGGGATAAGGCGCGCGCTCGCCGAAACACCAACTGTCGATCGCCAGCGCGACGATTCCCTTTTGCGCGTAGACCGGCGCATAGGCCCGCATCGCGCTCGTGCCGCGCAACAGTTCGTGTTTGCCGACGAAGTAGTCGCCCCCATGCCAATGGATGTATTGCACCGCGGGCGCAGGCGTCTTGATGTTATCCGGAATGAGCATCAGCGCCGGAACGGGTTGAATGCCATTCAAGTCGAGAATGAGATGTTCGAGCTTGTACCCCTGCAACTGTTCGACGTGGAGGACCTTTGCCGTGGGCGTTCGCCGCTCCGGCAAATCGCCCAGAAGCGACCACAATTCCTCCCGGCGCCTCTTTTGGTGCGCGACGAATTCGCGGGATGAACGCATGGCGGCGTCTCCTTCCGGTGCGGTGATGGCGGTTGACGCGAGCGCGACACTGGTCTGCAAAAAGCGGCGGCGTGTTTGCCCAACAATCCCGTTGTCCCGCTTGTCCGACGCATCAGCCATGTCCGACAAGCGCCCCATTACTATCAGTCTCCGACCAACCGCCGCAGCAGCCCGAGATTGACGTCCTCGAGTGAACCCAAGACAATGTCGGCCTCTGCCAATTCGTCGCGCCGAAAACTGTTCGTTACCGCGATGCACTTCAGGCCCGCCGCCTTTGCCGAGGTCACGCCGGTGACGGCATCTTCGATTACAACGCAGTTTTCCTTCGCGAACCCTACTGCGCGCTGCGCAGCCTCGTAAATCTCCGGGTGCGGTTTCTTGTGCGTGACCATGTCCCCCGTAATGATTTCGGAAAACATCTCCACAGGGATGCCCGCGGCTTCCAACGTGGGCATGGCTTTGGGGCGGGGACTGGACGTTGCGATTGCGAGTTTCCATTCGCCGCTGCGCGCCGCGGCCTCTACCAATTCCACGGCGCCGGGGCACGCCTGACACTCGCCCGCGTCGAGCAGCTTCTGGAAGTTATTCAGCCGCACTTCAAGCGCGCGCTCCAACTCGATTCGAATTCCCAGCGCCTCCGCCGGCCCTTCTACGTAGCGCACCGCACCCGTTCCGATGAATGGCCGAAAATCGTCCGCGGTCAGTTCCGCATCGTACAGCTCGCGAAACATCTCGATGCTCGCGCGCGCGATCAAGGCTTCCGTGTCCGCGAGGACACCATCCATATCGAAAATCAGGCCGTACTTCTCCATTGTCACTCCCGCTCGACGGATACCCGCGACGGCGCGGATGGTGTGCACTCGGCGTAGCCGGGCTTCGCACCTTTACCCAGAATCGAATCGGGGCTGACACGCTGGGACTCGTGCGTGTCGAATTGTTCTGCTGCCGGCGATTCACGGCGCGCCTTGTACCAAATCTCGTGGATCGCGTCAGGCCGGTTCAAGATCGCCTTGATTGCCATGATCGGATGGCGGAACGTCGCCCAATCGCCGTATTCGTTAAACTTGCGGGACGATTTCACCAACGTGGCCGTCGTCACGTTCGCAAACTTCTTGCCCCGTGCTTCGCCGTGCCGGCGCAGTCTCACCGCGATCTCATAATCCTCGCCAACCTTCATATTCACATTGTAGCCGCCAATCGCGTCGAACGTTTCTTTTCGCGTAAAGAAGAGAAACAACGAGATCCCCTCGACCCAAAGCCGAAATTGCAGGAGCCCGTGCGTCGTCGTAATCCCGAGGCTCTTGCGATCATACGCCGTGTTGCGCGCGCCGCCGCCAACATAACGCCCGCTATCCATAATCGACCGCACCTCAACCAACATGTTCTCCGACATCGAATCGTCCGCGTCCACGAACACGAGGATTTCTCCCGTCGCCGCCCGCGCACCCCGGTTGCGAACGGCGGAGATGCAGCGCACGTGCTCGTCAACCACCATCGCTCCCAGTTCTCGGGCGACTTCCTTGGTTCGATCCGTGCTCAGGTTATCGGACACGATGATCTCGACTTTTTCCCCGAGAGCCGCCTCGGCCCTGCGAATAGAAGCGATTGTGCGAGGTAAAAACTTTTCCTCATTGTACGCAGGGATAACTACTGAAAACCTGGCCATTTCATGTTCCTTATGTAAAATATCGCATACAGCCGCCGG
Encoded proteins:
- a CDS encoding aldolase is translated as MGDPIGRFNVDGESLSLALRGGRRVYGTCITSIAPHWLGMASELRLDFAFLDTEHTPIDRGTLSWLCRYYRELGIAPIVRIPSPDPYQACCALDGGASGIIAPYVETVEQVQSLRGAVKLRPLKGDRLTKILTGEDLPEPELDRYIHERNAGNVLVINVESRPALDRLDDLLAVPGLDAVLIGPHDLSCSLGVPEQYGHPTFLAAVSTIISKSRAANVGVGLHYSEDTNREIEWAREGANFIVHSSDQHAARMALRAEFDVLRRSMGDAQ
- a CDS encoding acetylxylan esterase, which codes for MRSSREFVAHQKRRREELWSLLGDLPERRTPTAKVLHVEQLQGYKLEHLILDLNGIQPVPALMLIPDNIKTPAPAVQYIHWHGGDYFVGKHELLRGTSAMRAYAPVYAQKGIVALAIDSWCFGERAPYPNDGGRGEGDTFKEMIWKGQVLFGMMMFDEWQALNYLCSRPEVDEKRIGSFGISMGSTKSWWLAALDERIKVCMDLCCLTDFEALLAEHGQYRHGIYYYVPSLLKHFQTHDINELIVPRPRLSLNGRKDGLTPPHGVERVRDYLYPLYKQYGRERDCRIELFDCGHEELPEMRAIILDWLDTYLVNA
- a CDS encoding HAD-IA family hydrolase, which translates into the protein MEKYGLIFDMDGVLADTEALIARASIEMFRELYDAELTADDFRPFIGTGAVRYVEGPAEALGIRIELERALEVRLNNFQKLLDAGECQACPGAVELVEAAARSGEWKLAIATSSPRPKAMPTLEAAGIPVEMFSEIITGDMVTHKKPHPEIYEAAQRAVGFAKENCVVIEDAVTGVTSAKAAGLKCIAVTNSFRRDELAEADIVLGSLEDVNLGLLRRLVGD
- a CDS encoding glycosyltransferase → MARFSVVIPAYNEEKFLPRTIASIRRAEAALGEKVEIIVSDNLSTDRTKEVARELGAMVVDEHVRCISAVRNRGARAATGEILVFVDADDSMSENMLVEVRSIMDSGRYVGGGARNTAYDRKSLGITTTHGLLQFRLWVEGISLFLFFTRKETFDAIGGYNVNMKVGEDYEIAVRLRRHGEARGKKFANVTTATLVKSSRKFNEYGDWATFRHPIMAIKAILNRPDAIHEIWYKARRESPAAEQFDTHESQRVSPDSILGKGAKPGYAECTPSAPSRVSVERE